The following are from one region of the Amylibacter sp. IMCC11727 genome:
- a CDS encoding DMT family transporter, which translates to MTQQNARAGIWLMVVATFVFATQDGISRHLAENYNVFMIVMIRYWFFLLFVVSVSKMRTGSVGATARTSQPWLQFFRGVLLACEILVTVIAFTFLGLIEAHAIFAVYPLIVAALSGPILGEAVGWRRWAAISVGFVGMLIILQPGFKVFSPYSLIAVGGAFLFALYNLLTRLAAAKDTAATSFFWTGVGGFVIMTAIGPFFWEPMSGTDWRWMALLCVTGATGHYLLIKAYEKAEASTVQPFAYLQLVFASMIGVSVFGESLPMSTIGGAGLIVVAGIFTLWREQVAKS; encoded by the coding sequence ATGACGCAACAAAACGCGCGAGCGGGCATTTGGCTGATGGTGGTGGCGACCTTTGTGTTTGCCACGCAGGACGGAATTTCGCGACATCTGGCCGAGAATTACAACGTGTTTATGATCGTGATGATCCGCTATTGGTTCTTTTTGCTGTTTGTTGTGAGCGTTTCGAAGATGCGCACGGGCAGTGTGGGGGCAACGGCACGCACCTCGCAACCGTGGTTGCAGTTTTTTCGTGGGGTGCTGTTGGCCTGTGAAATTCTGGTTACGGTGATTGCGTTTACGTTTCTGGGGTTGATCGAAGCACACGCCATATTCGCAGTTTACCCGCTGATTGTTGCGGCCCTGTCTGGCCCGATCTTGGGCGAAGCGGTGGGCTGGCGGCGCTGGGCGGCGATTTCAGTGGGCTTTGTTGGAATGCTGATCATTCTGCAGCCGGGCTTTAAGGTGTTTTCACCCTATTCACTGATCGCGGTTGGCGGCGCGTTTTTGTTTGCGCTTTACAATCTTCTGACTCGATTGGCGGCGGCCAAAGACACGGCAGCCACCAGTTTCTTTTGGACGGGTGTTGGTGGGTTTGTGATTATGACAGCCATTGGTCCTTTTTTTTGGGAACCCATGAGCGGCACAGATTGGCGGTGGATGGCGTTGTTGTGTGTAACGGGTGCAACGGGGCATTACCTGTTGATCAAAGCCTATGAAAAGGCCGAGGCCAGCACCGTGCAACCATTCGCGTATTTGCAGCTGGTGTTTGCATCGATGATTGGCGTTTCGGTTTTTGGCGAGTCGCTGCCGATGTCCACCATAGGGGGCGCTGGATTGATTGTGGTGGCTGGTATTTTCACGCTGTGGCGTGAGCAGGTGGCCAAATCCTAA
- a CDS encoding lytic transglycosylase domain-containing protein — protein sequence MRSLLTAGWIGCFALLPLGATAQEEDGDLLATAFSAVASEDWVTADHYASQMSDPVGSTLVTWQRLRRGEGHWEEYTEFLRDNPDWPGLKRLRRRGEAAIPPNHNAAEVRAYFRDQLPQTGTGSLRLAEAFAAQGRTADARAEAIRAWTTLTLQQHEMTGLLNKFAGSLSRYHQRRMDFLLWGGHTREAGRMLPLITPDQQKLAQARIALQRASKGVDAVIAEVPKALQSDGGLAYDRFQWRVKKGRWDDAQKLLVEQSTNTATLGIPEKWGPRRRGFARRAMRMGDTELAYWLASQHGLKSGADYADLEWLAGFISLTKLDAPEQAVIHFRNHRDAVKTPVSLGRAGYWIGRAEERRSDFDAAVDAFNLSAKYQTSFYGQLSAERLGAEPDERLTGKITVPDWREGRLANSSVVRAGILLHHAQEQNLMRWFFSHVAETTNEVETAQLAELALEYDRPFVALGVAKEAAKRGFVIPKSYFPVTELARYSVDVDPEVAMAIARRESELNPEAVSPVGARGLMQVMPATARQVAGDIGVEYSKNRLTSDWRYNAKLGTAYLGGLLEIYEGSYVLAFAAYNAGPNRVDQWIETYGDPRDSLIDQVDWIEHIPYRETRNYVMRVIESLHVYRMRLSGEVEPIRLTRDLTRG from the coding sequence TTGCGGTCACTGCTTACAGCTGGATGGATAGGGTGTTTTGCCCTTTTGCCCCTTGGCGCAACCGCTCAAGAGGAAGACGGCGATCTGTTGGCAACCGCCTTTAGCGCTGTCGCATCCGAAGATTGGGTCACCGCAGACCATTACGCCAGCCAGATGTCTGATCCCGTGGGCAGCACCCTTGTCACATGGCAACGCTTGCGCCGCGGCGAAGGACATTGGGAAGAATACACCGAATTTTTGCGCGACAACCCCGATTGGCCCGGCCTGAAACGGCTGCGCCGCCGTGGAGAGGCCGCGATCCCGCCCAATCACAATGCCGCCGAAGTGCGCGCTTATTTTCGCGATCAACTGCCCCAGACAGGAACCGGTTCGCTGCGCCTCGCCGAAGCATTTGCCGCCCAAGGCCGCACGGCAGATGCCCGCGCCGAAGCCATTCGGGCCTGGACCACACTGACCCTGCAACAACACGAAATGACGGGGCTTTTAAATAAATTTGCGGGCAGTCTGTCGCGCTACCATCAGCGCCGCATGGATTTCCTTTTATGGGGCGGCCACACCCGCGAAGCAGGCCGCATGTTACCGCTGATCACACCTGATCAACAAAAACTTGCCCAAGCGCGCATCGCTTTGCAACGGGCCAGTAAAGGCGTGGACGCCGTCATCGCCGAGGTTCCAAAAGCCCTGCAATCAGATGGCGGGCTGGCTTATGATCGGTTCCAATGGCGTGTAAAGAAAGGCCGCTGGGATGACGCGCAGAAACTGTTGGTTGAACAATCCACCAACACGGCGACATTGGGCATTCCAGAAAAATGGGGCCCGCGCCGCCGTGGGTTTGCCCGCCGCGCCATGCGCATGGGCGATACAGAATTGGCCTATTGGCTCGCCAGTCAGCACGGTTTGAAATCTGGTGCAGATTACGCTGATTTGGAATGGTTGGCAGGGTTTATATCCCTCACGAAACTGGACGCCCCCGAACAGGCCGTGATTCATTTCCGCAATCATCGCGATGCAGTGAAAACACCCGTCAGCCTTGGTCGTGCTGGCTATTGGATTGGTCGCGCCGAAGAACGCAGATCAGATTTTGACGCCGCCGTTGATGCGTTCAACCTCAGCGCAAAATACCAAACCAGCTTTTATGGCCAACTCTCCGCAGAACGGCTCGGTGCAGAACCCGATGAACGCCTGACAGGCAAAATCACAGTGCCCGATTGGCGCGAAGGCCGCTTGGCCAACTCCAGCGTCGTTCGCGCAGGAATTTTGCTACACCACGCCCAAGAACAAAATCTCATGCGGTGGTTCTTTTCTCATGTGGCCGAAACCACAAACGAAGTGGAAACCGCGCAACTGGCAGAACTCGCGCTTGAATATGACCGCCCGTTCGTTGCCCTTGGCGTCGCGAAAGAGGCCGCAAAACGCGGCTTTGTCATTCCCAAAAGCTATTTCCCTGTCACTGAACTGGCCCGCTATTCCGTGGACGTAGACCCCGAAGTCGCCATGGCCATCGCACGACGCGAAAGCGAACTGAATCCCGAAGCCGTCAGCCCCGTTGGCGCGCGTGGATTGATGCAAGTCATGCCCGCCACTGCACGACAAGTGGCTGGCGACATCGGTGTGGAATATTCCAAAAACCGCCTCACATCCGATTGGCGCTATAACGCCAAACTTGGCACGGCGTATTTGGGCGGTTTGCTGGAAATTTACGAAGGCTCCTATGTGCTGGCCTTTGCCGCCTACAACGCAGGGCCAAATCGTGTGGATCAGTGGATCGAAACCTACGGCGATCCCCGCGACAGTTTGATCGACCAAGTGGATTGGATCGAACACATTCCCTACCGCGAAACCCGCAACTATGTGATGCGCGTCATTGAATCCCTGCACGTTTATCGGATGCGCCTCAGCGGCGAAGTGGAACCCATTCGCCTGACCCGCGATCTAACGCGTGGCTAA
- the dapA gene encoding 4-hydroxy-tetrahydrodipicolinate synthase, with translation MFKGSYVALITPFANGKVDDKALKQLVEWHIAEGTHGIVPVGTTGESPTLSHEEHDHVVKTVVDTAAGRVPVIAGAGSNNTAESLRLTESAKAAGADGALVVTPYYNKPTQRGLIAHFEAVAEVGIPIIIYNIPPRSVIDVVPETMGLLAKHKNIVGVKDATGDLARVCAQRLHCGEDFIQMSGEDATAHGFNAQGGVGCISVTANVAPKLCSQLQEATLAGDYATALKIQDKLMPLHGAVFTEPGLVGAKYGVSELGHCSDEVRLPLTTLTDETKAKMDAAMRHAGLKN, from the coding sequence ATGTTCAAAGGGTCCTACGTCGCGCTTATCACCCCGTTTGCTAACGGTAAGGTGGACGACAAGGCGCTGAAACAGCTTGTAGAGTGGCATATCGCTGAAGGGACACACGGTATTGTGCCTGTGGGAACTACGGGTGAAAGCCCGACGCTGAGTCATGAAGAACACGATCATGTGGTGAAAACTGTGGTCGATACTGCGGCGGGGCGTGTGCCTGTGATCGCGGGTGCTGGATCAAACAACACAGCAGAATCGCTGCGTTTGACAGAATCAGCCAAGGCCGCTGGTGCAGATGGTGCGCTGGTGGTGACGCCGTATTACAACAAACCAACCCAGCGCGGTTTGATCGCACATTTCGAAGCAGTGGCAGAAGTTGGCATCCCCATCATCATCTATAACATCCCGCCGCGTTCTGTGATTGATGTGGTTCCAGAAACCATGGGTCTGCTGGCGAAGCACAAGAACATCGTGGGCGTGAAAGACGCCACAGGCGATTTGGCTCGTGTGTGTGCGCAGCGTCTGCACTGCGGTGAAGACTTTATCCAGATGTCTGGCGAAGATGCCACAGCACACGGGTTTAACGCCCAAGGTGGTGTTGGCTGTATTTCCGTGACGGCAAACGTGGCCCCAAAATTGTGTTCCCAGCTGCAAGAAGCAACGCTAGCAGGGGATTACGCCACGGCGCTGAAAATTCAGGACAAGCTGATGCCATTGCACGGTGCGGTGTTCACAGAGCCAGGGCTGGTTGGCGCAAAATACGGTGTGTCCGAATTGGGCCATTGTTCTGATGAGGTTCGCTTGCCACTGACGACCCTAACGGATGAGACAAAGGCCAAGATGGACGCTGCAATGCGTCATGCGGGCCTTAAAAACTAA
- a CDS encoding ATP-binding protein, which yields MKTPTYDIHLVCGCTGAGKSTYSLRLAEDLRGVRFAIDEWMQRLHNADKPDELRFEWFYERVQRNCLQMRKMAQQIVPLGTPCIFDCGFTNSHERAIFTNWAEEHGFSIQLHYVDVPKDIRWQRVLKRNAEQAETFQFEVTREMFDGIETMWEPPSEKEMHQFHGVRIED from the coding sequence ATGAAAACACCCACATACGACATACACCTTGTGTGTGGGTGTACTGGCGCGGGGAAATCCACGTATTCTTTGCGTTTGGCCGAAGACCTGCGCGGGGTTCGGTTTGCCATTGATGAATGGATGCAGCGTTTGCACAACGCGGACAAACCAGACGAACTGCGGTTTGAATGGTTTTATGAGCGGGTGCAGCGCAATTGTTTGCAAATGCGAAAAATGGCGCAGCAGATTGTGCCGCTGGGCACGCCGTGCATTTTCGACTGTGGCTTTACCAACAGCCATGAGCGGGCAATTTTCACCAATTGGGCCGAGGAGCATGGATTTTCGATCCAGCTCCACTATGTAGACGTCCCAAAGGACATACGCTGGCAGCGGGTGCTCAAGCGAAATGCAGAACAGGCGGAAACCTTTCAATTCGAAGTGACCCGCGAAATGTTTGACGGCATTGAAACCATGTGGGAACCGCCCAGCGAGAAAGAGATGCACCAATTTCATGGTGTAAGAATTGAAGACTAA
- the smpB gene encoding SsrA-binding protein SmpB, producing MAAKKKKADPNNKLIAENRRARYDYAIEDTVECGMMLMGSEVKSLRDGAAHITESYAAIEDGELWLINSYIGLYAQAKTFGHEERRRRKLLASKREIARMWQGIGRKGMTLVPLKLYFNDKGRAKLLLGLAKGKNQADKRETDKKRDWAKQKNRLLRDHG from the coding sequence ATGGCTGCGAAGAAGAAAAAAGCTGATCCAAACAACAAGCTGATCGCTGAAAATCGGCGGGCGCGGTATGACTATGCCATCGAGGATACGGTGGAATGTGGCATGATGTTGATGGGGTCCGAGGTGAAATCCCTGCGCGATGGTGCGGCCCACATCACCGAAAGCTATGCCGCGATTGAAGACGGAGAATTGTGGCTGATCAACAGTTACATCGGGCTTTATGCGCAGGCAAAAACATTTGGCCACGAAGAACGCCGTCGTCGTAAATTGCTGGCCTCCAAACGCGAAATTGCGCGGATGTGGCAGGGGATTGGCCGCAAAGGGATGACGTTGGTTCCATTGAAATTATACTTCAATGACAAAGGGCGCGCGAAGCTGTTGCTGGGTCTGGCCAAGGGTAAAAACCAAGCCGACAAACGCGAAACCGATAAGAAACGCGATTGGGCTAAGCAAAAGAACCGTCTGCTGCGCGATCACGGTTGA
- a CDS encoding DUF6356 family protein, whose product MIAKIFTDHPASVDETYFEHLLFATKFAATLMVAAGAALVHALIPCLCEKTASKTVAKLYAKTHNRGA is encoded by the coding sequence ATGATTGCTAAGATTTTTACAGACCACCCTGCATCCGTTGATGAAACTTACTTTGAACACCTACTGTTCGCGACAAAATTTGCCGCCACGCTCATGGTTGCCGCAGGTGCGGCACTTGTTCATGCGTTGATCCCTTGCCTGTGCGAAAAAACAGCCAGCAAAACAGTCGCAAAACTCTATGCAAAAACACACAATCGGGGCGCATAA
- the sseA gene encoding 3-mercaptopyruvate sulfurtransferase, producing MSRTDLKTLVSTDWLADQIGEPDLRVLDASWYLPAQNRDPKAEYAESHIPGARFFDIDAVSDSNSDLPHMAPPVEKFMSRMRALGVGDGHRVVVYDGAGLFSAARVWWLFRHMGQDNIAVLDGGLPKWIAEGRPTESTAPVIRDRHMTATRNPALVKDVTQVALASKLNQAEIIDARAAERFRGDAPEPRQGLRAGHIPNSKNVPFTTLLNEDKTMKSPLELASIFEAAGVDLDRPIITSCGSGVTAAVLSLALEIIGHRDHALYDGSWTEWGSYDDLKVEQG from the coding sequence ATGTCGCGAACTGATCTCAAAACGCTCGTATCAACGGACTGGTTGGCGGATCAGATCGGAGAGCCTGATCTGCGTGTGTTGGATGCGTCATGGTATCTGCCTGCGCAAAATCGCGACCCCAAGGCAGAATACGCAGAGAGCCATATTCCAGGTGCGCGGTTCTTTGACATTGATGCTGTGTCTGACAGCAATTCAGATTTGCCCCATATGGCCCCGCCTGTTGAAAAATTCATGTCGCGGATGCGTGCGCTTGGCGTTGGGGACGGGCATCGTGTGGTTGTTTATGATGGCGCTGGATTGTTTTCTGCGGCCCGCGTGTGGTGGTTGTTCCGCCATATGGGCCAAGACAACATTGCGGTTCTGGACGGGGGCTTGCCGAAATGGATTGCCGAAGGACGCCCTACCGAAAGCACTGCACCGGTTATTCGGGATCGTCACATGACCGCCACGCGCAATCCCGCGCTGGTGAAAGATGTTACGCAGGTTGCATTGGCATCAAAGTTGAACCAAGCCGAAATCATTGATGCGCGCGCCGCAGAACGGTTTCGTGGCGATGCGCCAGAGCCGCGCCAAGGGTTGCGGGCAGGACATATTCCCAATTCCAAAAATGTGCCGTTCACCACGTTGTTGAACGAAGACAAAACGATGAAATCCCCCTTGGAATTGGCCAGTATTTTCGAAGCCGCTGGCGTTGATCTGGATCGCCCGATCATCACGTCTTGCGGATCAGGAGTGACGGCGGCGGTACTGTCGCTTGCGCTGGAAATTATCGGCCATCGGGATCACGCGCTCTATGACGGGTCGTGGACCGAATGGGGCAGCTATGACGATTTAAAAGTGGAACAGGGTTAG
- a CDS encoding amino acid aminotransferase — protein sequence MLENLTQQPPDKIIQLSGMFRADERDTKIDLGVGVYKDANGNTPIMRAVKKAEQLLWNEETTKSYTALVGDGAFHKVMADLVLGDSVSSDRLAFAHAPGGTGAIRQILELIKVASPDATVWMSDPTWPNHPAMVKGVGIPMRTYTYLNMETRTVDFDGMMEDLAQAKAGDIVILHGCCHNPTGANLNQTQWGEVADLLVAKGAVPFVDIAYQGFGDGLQEDAFGVRLLAQQCPEMLISASCSKNFGIYRERCGLVITVSKDADNTALAQGMLSSLNRLNFSFPPDHGARLVTMVLSDPELRADWEAELEEVRTGMLKLRKQLADALRAETGSDRYGFIAEHRGMFSRLGLSEEQVVKLREDHAIYMIGDSRFNVAGLNEKSIPVIAKAIVAVGG from the coding sequence ATGCTTGAAAACCTCACGCAGCAACCACCAGACAAAATCATTCAGCTGAGCGGCATGTTCCGCGCAGATGAGCGGGATACGAAAATCGACCTTGGGGTTGGTGTGTACAAAGACGCAAACGGCAACACGCCGATCATGCGGGCCGTTAAAAAAGCCGAACAGTTGCTGTGGAATGAAGAAACCACGAAATCCTATACCGCGTTGGTGGGCGATGGCGCGTTTCACAAGGTGATGGCCGATTTGGTTCTGGGTGACAGTGTTTCATCCGATCGTTTGGCGTTTGCCCATGCTCCAGGTGGCACGGGTGCGATCCGCCAGATTTTGGAACTGATCAAAGTGGCGAGCCCTGATGCAACCGTTTGGATGTCTGATCCAACGTGGCCAAACCACCCTGCGATGGTTAAAGGTGTGGGCATTCCGATGCGCACTTATACCTATCTGAACATGGAAACCCGCACCGTAGATTTTGACGGCATGATGGAAGATTTGGCGCAGGCAAAGGCAGGGGATATCGTGATCCTGCATGGGTGTTGTCACAACCCAACGGGCGCAAACCTGAACCAGACACAGTGGGGCGAAGTGGCCGATCTGTTGGTGGCTAAGGGAGCGGTTCCGTTTGTGGATATCGCGTATCAAGGGTTTGGCGATGGCCTGCAAGAAGACGCGTTTGGCGTGCGGTTGTTGGCGCAGCAATGCCCAGAGATGCTGATTTCGGCGTCTTGTTCCAAGAACTTTGGCATATACCGCGAACGCTGTGGACTGGTGATTACTGTGTCCAAGGATGCGGATAACACGGCGCTGGCACAAGGGATGTTGTCGAGCCTGAACCGTTTGAACTTTTCCTTCCCGCCAGATCACGGGGCGCGGTTGGTGACGATGGTTCTGTCCGATCCAGAGCTGCGGGCCGATTGGGAAGCGGAACTGGAAGAAGTGCGCACAGGCATGTTGAAACTGCGTAAGCAGTTGGCAGATGCGCTGCGAGCGGAAACCGGCTCTGATCGCTACGGGTTTATCGCGGAGCATCGCGGCATGTTTTCCCGCCTTGGTCTGAGCGAAGAACAGGTCGTCAAACTGCGCGAAGATCATGCGATTTACATGATCGGGGACAGTCGTTTCAACGTGGCTGGCCTGAACGAAAAGTCCATTCCTGTGATCGCCAAGGCGATTGTTGCAGTTGGTGGGTAA
- a CDS encoding DUF2268 domain-containing putative Zn-dependent protease (predicted Zn-dependent protease with a strongly conserved HExxH motif), with translation MTRDNRQVVASMKRGMVMLRNTLGTRARLSMMRGTILILLGAILARWTLHWLEATGDLTAWQDRITAQINDAHRLMSPFVRPDAMDILIERGNENVTPETGMRAEIARPNLATLVFDPYNENFSQTLKSGLVKRQMVNTAHRAMRAAGPGYGFTLGGAMVSEGLAAQFVRLVFDSQPEPWDQALSDDVLGAMWPDQRTLMTTKFDHGEWFSGTGDKPRWLGHTIGTKIVENWLLSGVELTPERLINVPAPKVLNAVQMQAMVS, from the coding sequence ATGACAAGGGACAACCGCCAAGTTGTTGCATCCATGAAACGGGGGATGGTGATGTTGCGCAACACTCTTGGCACAAGGGCGCGGCTTTCTATGATGCGGGGTACGATTCTAATTCTCTTGGGGGCCATTTTGGCGCGTTGGACATTACACTGGCTCGAAGCAACGGGCGATCTGACCGCTTGGCAAGATCGGATCACCGCGCAAATCAACGATGCCCATCGCCTGATGTCACCTTTCGTGCGCCCTGACGCCATGGATATCCTGATTGAACGGGGCAATGAAAACGTCACCCCCGAAACAGGCATGCGCGCCGAAATTGCACGGCCGAATTTGGCCACGCTGGTGTTTGATCCCTACAACGAAAATTTTTCTCAAACCCTCAAAAGCGGTTTGGTCAAACGTCAGATGGTCAACACAGCGCATCGTGCCATGCGGGCCGCTGGCCCTGGTTACGGCTTTACTTTGGGCGGCGCGATGGTCAGCGAAGGATTGGCCGCACAATTCGTACGACTGGTGTTTGACAGCCAACCCGAACCCTGGGACCAAGCTCTATCAGATGATGTGCTGGGTGCGATGTGGCCCGATCAACGCACCCTAATGACCACAAAATTTGACCACGGCGAATGGTTTTCAGGCACGGGCGACAAACCCCGCTGGCTTGGGCACACCATTGGCACAAAAATCGTGGAAAACTGGCTGCTCAGCGGTGTCGAATTGACACCCGAACGCCTCATCAACGTGCCTGCACCCAAAGTGTTGAACGCGGTGCAAATGCAAGCGATGGTGTCATAA
- a CDS encoding queuosine precursor transporter: MSRGLVIGVLAMAAVVVASNILVQFLLGDWLTWGAFTYPIAFLVTDVMNRVYGAPMARKVVFAGFVVGIICSFIGTQIMGEFGPLVTLRIAIGSGTAFLVAQLVDVFVFNRLRSGAWWRAPLASTLIGSSLDTAIFFTLAFSASFVFLEPMNDVSWSWEVLPILGLGPEAPLWVSLGIADWLVKLSLALIALIPFRVLVSRLSPTTNAV, from the coding sequence ATGTCTCGTGGTTTGGTCATTGGCGTTCTCGCCATGGCGGCGGTTGTCGTCGCGTCGAATATTCTTGTGCAGTTCTTGTTGGGCGATTGGCTCACGTGGGGTGCATTTACCTATCCCATTGCGTTCCTTGTCACTGATGTGATGAACCGCGTTTACGGTGCGCCGATGGCACGCAAGGTTGTTTTTGCGGGCTTTGTGGTTGGCATCATCTGTTCGTTTATCGGTACGCAAATCATGGGCGAATTTGGTCCGCTGGTGACATTGCGCATCGCGATTGGGTCTGGCACCGCGTTTTTGGTGGCGCAATTGGTTGATGTGTTCGTATTCAACCGTCTGCGCAGTGGTGCATGGTGGCGTGCGCCGCTCGCATCTACCCTTATCGGGTCATCGCTTGATACTGCCATTTTCTTTACGCTCGCGTTTTCGGCCAGTTTTGTATTTCTGGAGCCGATGAACGATGTGAGCTGGTCTTGGGAAGTTCTGCCGATCCTTGGTCTGGGGCCAGAGGCACCATTGTGGGTCAGCCTTGGGATTGCGGATTGGTTGGTGAAACTGTCACTCGCGCTGATCGCGCTTATTCCGTTTCGTGTGTTGGTTTCACGTCTGTCGCCCACAACAAACGCGGTCTGA
- a CDS encoding RNA polymerase sigma factor — MNPDKLFDHLEDLLIYAHHLTRNREQAEDLVQDVVLHILSRDACLSDVENPRAYMARTLRNLFLDQTRKRGRAPSMLPIEDHEPADLTADAFAELACVETLAAIGRLPEEYRTVMRLRVNAGLSYSDMADRLNLPIGTVMSRISRARSKLRELI; from the coding sequence ATGAACCCTGATAAATTGTTCGATCACCTCGAAGATTTGCTGATCTACGCGCACCACCTGACCCGCAATCGTGAACAGGCAGAGGATTTGGTGCAAGACGTTGTGTTGCACATCCTCAGCCGTGATGCCTGTCTGTCAGATGTGGAAAACCCCCGCGCTTATATGGCGCGCACTTTGCGCAACTTGTTTTTGGATCAGACCCGCAAACGGGGGCGGGCACCGTCCATGCTCCCCATAGAAGATCACGAGCCTGCGGACCTAACCGCGGATGCCTTTGCGGAACTGGCTTGCGTGGAAACTCTGGCTGCCATTGGCCGCCTGCCCGAAGAATACCGCACAGTCATGCGCCTGAGGGTGAATGCGGGATTGTCCTATTCAGATATGGCGGATCGGCTAAACCTGCCCATCGGCACGGTCATGTCACGCATCAGTCGCGCCCGCAGCAAATTGCGTGAATTGATTTGA
- the arfB gene encoding alternative ribosome rescue aminoacyl-tRNA hydrolase ArfB translates to MMRINDDITLEDWELSESFHRSSGPGGQHVNKTSSAVELRFEAARSPNLTPAVKARLKRLAGRRWTKDGAVIVTSEAHRSQLMNRELAQEKLAELIRAALVVPKRRIKTKPTLGSKRRRLEGKKQRGEVKKLRGKVTGD, encoded by the coding sequence ATTATGCGGATTAACGACGACATCACCCTAGAGGATTGGGAACTGAGTGAGAGCTTTCACCGCTCCTCTGGCCCAGGTGGTCAGCATGTGAACAAAACGTCCAGCGCCGTAGAACTGCGGTTCGAGGCGGCTCGTTCGCCAAACCTGACCCCAGCCGTAAAGGCGCGGTTAAAACGGCTCGCTGGCCGCCGCTGGACCAAAGACGGGGCAGTGATCGTCACATCCGAAGCACACCGCAGCCAACTGATGAACCGCGAACTGGCACAAGAAAAACTGGCAGAGTTAATCCGCGCGGCACTTGTGGTTCCAAAGCGGCGGATCAAAACAAAACCCACGCTTGGCAGCAAGCGACGGCGGCTTGAGGGTAAAAAACAACGCGGCGAAGTGAAGAAGCTGCGCGGTAAGGTGACGGGGGATTAA